The proteins below are encoded in one region of Nocardioides marmorisolisilvae:
- a CDS encoding DUF4234 domain-containing protein yields MSDPTPPAADQPHNYPPPPPPPPPAFGQGAAVAAPTYAGVGLPSAAGPTGRIRSTGVCMLLFVVTLGIYGWFWYYNVHEEMKRHTGDGIGGAVGLILGIFVSIVMAFLTPYEVGRLYARRGQPEPVSALTGLWGTLGTLILVGPIVWFVKTNGALNSYWRSVGVQG; encoded by the coding sequence ATGAGTGATCCCACGCCGCCGGCCGCCGACCAGCCGCACAACTACCCGCCTCCCCCACCTCCCCCGCCCCCCGCCTTCGGCCAGGGCGCGGCGGTCGCGGCGCCGACGTACGCCGGGGTCGGCCTTCCGTCCGCCGCCGGCCCAACCGGTCGGATCCGCTCCACCGGCGTCTGCATGCTGCTGTTCGTGGTGACGCTCGGCATCTACGGATGGTTCTGGTACTACAACGTCCACGAGGAGATGAAGCGGCACACCGGCGACGGGATCGGCGGCGCGGTCGGCCTGATCCTGGGCATCTTCGTGAGCATCGTGATGGCGTTCCTCACTCCCTACGAAGTCGGCCGGCTCTACGCCCGCAGGGGACAGCCCGAGCCGGTCTCGGCGCTCACCGGGTTGTGGGGCACCCTCGGCACGCTGATCCTGGTCGGTCCGATCGTGTGGTTCGTGAAGACCAACGGCGCGCTCAACAGCTACTGGCGTTCGGTGGGCGTCCAGGGCTGA
- a CDS encoding alpha/beta hydrolase, which yields MKRLIIVGMAGALGLSLAGTSAGQAAPAPTGLDAVAVASSTAPSVHWGSCPTGSYDYASYGIQCGTLRVPLDYRHPHGRQITLEVSRRKHDPKAGPSKGIILINPGGPGGSGLIMPYLQQYVPHSVGMRYDWIGFDPRGVGASRPALHCNRELFGTDRPYYVPNRKRTKYWLGITKRYAHDCATSKASRLLPHMTTADNARDMDRIRAALGQSKMSYYGFSWGTYLGAAYAKLFPHRVKRMILDGVVNPNRVWYGANLDQDRAFDRNMDVYWRYLAKHDDSFHLGTDWKTIKTGYYAEVQKLRGHPRAGGRLGPDELGDAMLDAGYYVYDWVDIGNAYSALINKGEGRALFKMYKSSSMGADAENGYAVYDAVQCTDNPWPGWKKTRSDSWRVYQKAPFLTWGNTWYNAPCLHWGVPAQHRLHMSGKRLKHHVLMISETKDAATPFSGALELRKLFPTASLIAGRNGTTHAGSLSGVACVDNKIARYLANGSVPRRVAGNRADVYCPHVPAPQPTSTSTSGRRMLDLRAVLMRAQQSMLR from the coding sequence ATGAAGCGCCTCATCATCGTCGGCATGGCCGGCGCTCTCGGGCTGAGCCTCGCGGGTACGTCCGCGGGCCAGGCAGCCCCGGCCCCGACGGGACTCGACGCAGTCGCCGTGGCGTCCTCCACGGCGCCCAGCGTCCACTGGGGCAGCTGTCCCACGGGCAGCTACGACTACGCGTCCTACGGGATCCAGTGCGGCACGTTGCGGGTGCCGCTCGACTACCGGCACCCGCACGGGCGCCAGATCACCCTGGAGGTGAGCCGGCGCAAGCACGACCCGAAGGCCGGCCCCTCCAAGGGCATCATCCTGATCAACCCCGGGGGTCCGGGCGGATCCGGCCTGATCATGCCCTACCTGCAGCAGTACGTTCCGCACAGCGTGGGGATGCGCTACGACTGGATCGGCTTCGACCCTCGCGGGGTGGGGGCGAGCAGGCCGGCGCTGCACTGCAACAGGGAGCTCTTCGGCACCGACCGTCCGTACTACGTGCCGAACAGGAAGCGCACGAAGTACTGGCTCGGCATCACCAAGCGCTACGCCCACGACTGCGCCACGTCGAAGGCGAGCCGGCTGCTGCCGCACATGACCACCGCGGACAACGCCCGTGACATGGACCGGATCCGGGCCGCGCTCGGGCAGTCGAAGATGAGCTACTACGGGTTCTCGTGGGGCACCTACCTGGGCGCGGCGTACGCCAAGCTCTTCCCGCACCGGGTCAAGCGGATGATCCTCGACGGCGTCGTCAACCCGAACCGGGTCTGGTACGGCGCGAACCTCGACCAGGACAGGGCGTTCGACCGCAACATGGACGTCTACTGGCGCTATCTGGCCAAGCACGACGACTCCTTCCACCTGGGCACGGACTGGAAGACCATCAAGACGGGCTACTACGCCGAGGTGCAGAAGCTGCGCGGTCACCCGCGAGCGGGCGGCAGGCTCGGACCTGACGAGCTCGGTGACGCGATGCTCGACGCCGGCTACTACGTCTACGACTGGGTCGACATCGGCAACGCCTACTCCGCGCTGATCAACAAGGGCGAAGGCAGGGCGCTGTTCAAGATGTACAAGTCCAGCAGCATGGGCGCCGACGCCGAGAACGGCTATGCGGTGTACGACGCCGTGCAGTGCACCGACAACCCGTGGCCGGGGTGGAAGAAGACCCGGAGCGACAGCTGGCGTGTCTACCAGAAGGCGCCGTTCCTGACCTGGGGCAACACCTGGTACAACGCGCCGTGCCTGCACTGGGGCGTCCCTGCCCAGCACCGGCTGCACATGAGCGGCAAGAGGCTCAAGCACCACGTGCTGATGATCAGCGAGACCAAGGACGCGGCGACCCCGTTCAGCGGGGCGTTGGAGCTGCGCAAGCTGTTCCCGACCGCGTCGCTGATCGCCGGCCGCAACGGCACCACCCACGCCGGCTCCCTGTCCGGTGTCGCCTGCGTGGACAACAAGATCGCGAGGTACCTCGCGAACGGGTCGGTGCCCCGCCGGGTCGCGGGCAACCGGGCGGACGTCTACTGCCCCCACGTGCCCGCGCCGCAGCCGACGAGCACCAGCACGTCCGGTCGGCGGATGCTCGACCTGCGCGCGGTCCTGATGCGGGCGCAGCAGAGCATGCTGCGCTGA
- a CDS encoding GntR family transcriptional regulator: MTPRSRGPATGPELPDDTAGRMRMRRGHKHVVVRDYVRSFAEGSEPGTPAPSERDLARQFGVARMTVRHAIDGLVAQGLLERVAGRGTFVARPQVDLQMRLSSYTEEMHRRGKQPEARTVMARRESAGPGVARALEVDEGAPVVHWERLRLADGEPMAVQHAYLPLEPFAALLDGELPKSLYAWLKERDLMPTWGEDAVHAGVASEETAAQLGLEPGAAVLHVARRAFCREIAVEVTRSVYRADRYTLWVPVLRPPHES, translated from the coding sequence ATGACACCCCGAAGCCGCGGGCCCGCCACCGGGCCCGAGTTGCCCGACGACACCGCCGGACGGATGCGGATGCGGCGGGGCCACAAGCACGTCGTCGTCCGCGACTACGTCCGCAGCTTCGCCGAAGGCTCAGAGCCCGGTACGCCGGCACCGTCCGAGCGCGACCTCGCCCGCCAGTTCGGGGTGGCCCGGATGACCGTCCGGCACGCCATCGACGGGCTGGTCGCTCAGGGCCTGCTCGAGCGGGTCGCCGGTCGCGGCACCTTCGTGGCCAGGCCCCAGGTCGACCTGCAGATGCGACTGTCGTCGTACACCGAGGAGATGCACCGGCGCGGCAAGCAGCCCGAGGCGCGCACGGTGATGGCCCGCCGCGAGTCCGCCGGCCCGGGGGTGGCGCGCGCGCTCGAGGTCGACGAGGGCGCTCCGGTCGTGCACTGGGAGCGGCTGCGCCTGGCCGACGGTGAGCCGATGGCGGTGCAGCACGCCTACCTGCCGCTCGAGCCGTTCGCCGCGCTCCTGGACGGGGAGCTCCCGAAGAGCCTCTACGCGTGGCTCAAGGAGCGGGATCTGATGCCCACGTGGGGCGAGGACGCCGTGCACGCCGGGGTGGCCTCGGAGGAGACGGCGGCGCAGCTCGGCCTGGAGCCCGGCGCGGCGGTGCTGCACGTCGCGCGGCGGGCGTTCTGCCGCGAGATCGCCGTCGAGGTGACCAGGTCGGTCTATCGCGCGGATCGGTACACCCTGTGGGTGCCGGTGCTCCGGCCGCCGCACGAGTCCTGA
- a CDS encoding MFS transporter, with protein MNPSPRPTLSSFWRDLPREGRLLLSVVVFEFVGTGLVLPFWVVYLHEVRGFSLAVTGVLLGLQPLAGLLVVGPGGTLIDRVGGRVVLIGSLICVIAGELVMSVASSVGVAALGMALGGIAFGASWPASQTMIAHVVPTEIRQRYFGVNFSLLNLGIGIGGLVGGAFLDVHRLWTFQTIYLADAASFLPGLFLLLVPLRHVAGRAERDDLATHGAGSYREVLRLPALPTMLALTFLTSFVGYAQLNTGMPAFARALGQVSTGGLGIAFAANTFVIVLLQLVVLQRIEGRRRTRVIAVMTAIWAVAWLCMGAAGLVPGTWGATLLIAACASVFALGETLLQPTVPAMTNDLTTDRLRGRTNALGSAAFQLPAVVAPPISGWLIGHQLGAAYIVLLLVGCAACAALALFRLEPQLGARANGVHTDASTDAMAERGAMVLTGPAVSTPE; from the coding sequence ATGAACCCCTCACCCCGCCCCACGCTGAGCTCCTTTTGGCGTGACCTGCCACGCGAGGGGCGCCTCCTGCTCTCGGTCGTCGTGTTCGAGTTCGTCGGGACGGGGCTGGTGCTGCCCTTCTGGGTCGTCTACCTGCACGAGGTCCGCGGCTTCTCGCTGGCCGTCACCGGAGTGCTCCTCGGGCTCCAGCCGCTGGCGGGTCTGCTCGTCGTCGGTCCCGGCGGGACGCTGATCGACCGGGTCGGAGGCCGAGTGGTGCTGATCGGCTCGCTGATCTGCGTGATCGCCGGCGAGCTGGTCATGTCGGTCGCCTCGTCCGTCGGGGTGGCCGCGCTCGGGATGGCGCTGGGCGGGATCGCTTTCGGCGCCTCGTGGCCGGCCTCGCAGACGATGATCGCGCACGTCGTGCCGACCGAGATCCGACAGCGCTACTTCGGGGTGAACTTCAGCCTGCTCAACCTGGGCATCGGCATCGGCGGGCTGGTCGGCGGAGCCTTCCTTGACGTGCATCGACTCTGGACCTTCCAGACGATCTACCTCGCCGACGCGGCGAGCTTCCTCCCCGGGCTCTTTCTCCTGCTGGTGCCGCTGCGCCACGTCGCCGGCCGCGCAGAGCGCGACGACCTGGCCACCCACGGTGCCGGCAGCTACCGGGAGGTGCTGCGGCTGCCGGCTCTGCCCACGATGCTGGCGCTGACCTTCCTGACCTCCTTCGTCGGCTACGCGCAGCTCAACACCGGAATGCCTGCCTTCGCCCGCGCCCTCGGCCAGGTATCGACGGGCGGGCTAGGCATCGCGTTCGCGGCCAACACCTTCGTGATCGTGCTGCTGCAGCTGGTGGTGCTGCAGCGCATCGAGGGCCGTCGACGCACCCGGGTGATCGCGGTGATGACCGCGATCTGGGCGGTCGCCTGGCTGTGCATGGGCGCGGCCGGGCTGGTGCCCGGCACGTGGGGCGCGACGCTGCTGATCGCCGCCTGCGCCTCGGTGTTCGCGCTCGGCGAGACGCTGTTGCAGCCGACCGTGCCGGCGATGACCAATGATCTGACCACCGACCGGCTGCGCGGCCGCACCAACGCGCTCGGTTCGGCCGCGTTCCAGCTGCCCGCGGTGGTCGCGCCACCGATCTCGGGCTGGCTGATCGGCCACCAGCTGGGCGCGGCGTACATCGTCCTGCTGCTGGTGGGCTGCGCCGCATGCGCCGCGCTGGCCCTGTTCCGGTTGGAGCCGCAGCTCGGCGCCCGCGCCAACGGCGTACACACCGACGCCTCGACGGATGCGATGGCCGAGCGTGGAGCCATGGTCCTGACCGGCCCGGCGGTCAGCACCCCCGAGTAG
- a CDS encoding helicase-associated domain-containing protein — MSTGAFRTLADQLRSWSGEQLAALLEARPDLTVPAPHDSAQLAARAATRASVQRALDHLDLFQLTVLEAVATLGPVPVAELAGVVNATRVDAALDVLRARLLVWDDGHGLRAVTAAAELLAVPEGPPVERVPQLLAEVDDRARAIVEHLDQTGADGTVDAVPARLTRDSASTPTEQLLVRGLLAPRDARHVTLPWSVRLVQRGGRSTREPVDAIPDLAVSRAEPALVDRSAAGAAFEVVRRTEVLLDRWGTHPPGALRGGGLGVRDLRATATLLHLEPAETALVVETAAAAGLLAVGMTDDSDAAWLPTERYDAWLAAEPAQRWTRLATAWLGNPRLVSLVGSRRADKPVNALGEGLERSWLPTLRRTVLAALAALPPGDVLAAGTGLPSLLDRLRWQQPRQPASRRSAIESVVTEAAVLGVTGRGGMSDQGRILLAGSDPSKVLAALLPAPVDHVLVQADLTAVAPGPLESELARRLALLADIESRGGATVYRFTAGSVRRAFDAGWSATEVHDFVGSVSRTPVPQALSYLVDDVSRRFGVLRAGHAESFLRSDDETALTELLHHRDAAGLRLRRLAPTVLVSDVPLDTLLPRIRDLGLAPVVEAPDGTVRVARPDVFRAKVPRGRSPAAGEARAGARTAAVIAAIRAGDRAAASRPARAPVSSPADVVSLLRTAVESGDTVLIAYVGSDGTVAERLVTPRQVEGGRLSAYDERTDDDREFALHRITTAAIT; from the coding sequence ATGTCCACCGGAGCGTTCCGTACCCTCGCCGACCAGCTGCGCAGCTGGTCCGGCGAGCAGCTCGCGGCGCTCCTGGAAGCCCGGCCGGACCTGACGGTCCCTGCCCCGCACGACTCGGCCCAGCTCGCCGCCCGGGCCGCCACTCGGGCCTCGGTGCAGCGTGCCCTGGACCACCTGGACCTGTTCCAGCTGACCGTTCTCGAGGCGGTGGCCACCCTTGGGCCGGTACCGGTCGCCGAGCTGGCCGGGGTCGTCAATGCGACCCGCGTCGACGCGGCGCTCGACGTGCTGCGGGCGCGGTTGCTGGTGTGGGACGACGGGCACGGGCTGCGGGCGGTGACCGCGGCGGCCGAGCTGCTCGCCGTCCCGGAGGGCCCACCTGTCGAGCGGGTGCCGCAGCTGCTCGCGGAGGTCGACGACCGGGCTCGCGCGATCGTCGAGCACCTCGACCAGACCGGGGCAGACGGCACCGTCGACGCCGTACCGGCCCGGCTGACCAGGGACTCCGCGAGCACGCCGACCGAGCAACTCCTGGTGCGCGGCCTGCTGGCGCCGCGGGACGCCCGGCACGTCACCCTGCCGTGGTCGGTCCGGCTGGTGCAGCGCGGCGGCCGCTCCACCCGCGAGCCGGTGGACGCGATCCCGGACCTGGCGGTGTCGAGGGCCGAGCCGGCGCTGGTCGACCGGAGTGCGGCCGGCGCGGCCTTCGAGGTGGTCCGCCGCACCGAGGTGCTGCTCGACCGGTGGGGCACCCATCCGCCGGGGGCGCTGCGCGGTGGCGGCCTCGGCGTACGAGACCTGCGGGCCACCGCCACCCTGCTTCACCTGGAACCCGCGGAGACCGCGCTCGTCGTCGAGACCGCGGCCGCAGCCGGCCTGCTCGCGGTGGGGATGACCGACGACAGTGATGCGGCCTGGCTGCCCACTGAGCGGTACGACGCGTGGCTGGCCGCCGAGCCCGCCCAACGGTGGACCCGGCTTGCCACCGCCTGGCTGGGCAACCCGCGGCTGGTCTCACTGGTGGGCAGTCGCCGGGCCGACAAGCCGGTCAACGCGCTCGGCGAGGGGCTGGAGCGCAGCTGGCTGCCGACGCTGCGCCGTACCGTCCTGGCTGCGCTCGCGGCCCTGCCGCCCGGCGACGTGCTGGCCGCCGGCACCGGTCTGCCGAGCCTGCTCGACCGGCTGCGCTGGCAGCAGCCCCGCCAGCCCGCCAGCCGGCGCAGCGCGATCGAGTCGGTGGTCACCGAAGCGGCGGTACTCGGCGTCACCGGCCGCGGTGGCATGTCCGACCAGGGTCGGATCCTGCTTGCCGGCAGCGACCCCTCCAAGGTGCTTGCCGCGCTGTTGCCGGCGCCGGTCGACCATGTGCTCGTCCAGGCGGACCTGACCGCGGTCGCACCCGGGCCGCTGGAGTCGGAGCTGGCTCGCCGGCTGGCGCTGCTGGCCGACATCGAGTCACGGGGCGGCGCGACGGTCTACCGGTTCACCGCAGGATCGGTGCGCCGTGCCTTCGATGCCGGCTGGTCGGCGACCGAGGTGCACGACTTCGTCGGGTCGGTCTCGCGGACGCCGGTCCCCCAGGCGCTGAGCTATCTCGTCGACGACGTCTCCCGGCGGTTCGGCGTCCTGCGGGCCGGGCACGCGGAGTCGTTCCTGCGCTCCGACGACGAGACCGCACTGACCGAGCTGCTGCACCACCGGGACGCGGCCGGGTTGCGACTGCGCCGGCTGGCCCCGACGGTGCTGGTCTCCGACGTACCCCTCGACACGCTGCTGCCCCGGATCCGCGACCTCGGTCTGGCCCCCGTGGTGGAGGCGCCGGACGGCACCGTGCGGGTGGCCCGTCCCGACGTCTTCCGGGCGAAGGTGCCGCGGGGCCGGTCGCCCGCCGCGGGGGAGGCGCGAGCCGGTGCTCGGACAGCGGCCGTCATCGCGGCCATCCGCGCCGGCGACCGCGCCGCCGCCTCCCGCCCGGCCCGGGCGCCGGTCAGCTCCCCCGCCGACGTCGTGTCCCTGCTCCGCACGGCCGTCGAGTCCGGCGACACCGTGCTGATCGCCTATGTGGGATCCGACGGGACGGTCGCCGAGCGCCTGGTCACCCCCCGACAGGTCGAGGGCGGCCGGCTCTCGGCGTACGACGAGCGCACCGACGACGACCGCGAGTTCGCCCTGCATCGGATCACCACCGCCGCGATCACCTGA
- a CDS encoding DinB family protein: protein MSGMWMPWDDDPRNTGRQPVGEREVLLDYLAHYRTTLELKCEGLDAEQLAQQSVPPSNMSLLGLVRHMARVEHSWFRRVMEHQPDLPLLYRSKEDPDLDFNGAVPDEACVADAWSTWRAEVAHAEEFVAGAQSLDIEGSHRDGPITLRELLVHMIEEYARHCGHADLLRECIDGRTGQ, encoded by the coding sequence ATGAGCGGAATGTGGATGCCCTGGGACGACGATCCCCGCAACACCGGACGCCAGCCGGTCGGCGAGCGCGAGGTGCTCTTGGACTATCTCGCGCACTATCGCACGACGTTGGAGCTGAAGTGCGAGGGTCTCGATGCCGAGCAGCTCGCCCAGCAGTCGGTGCCGCCGTCGAACATGTCCCTGCTCGGCCTGGTCCGGCACATGGCCCGGGTGGAGCACAGCTGGTTCCGCCGGGTGATGGAGCACCAGCCCGATCTGCCGCTGCTCTATCGCAGCAAGGAGGACCCAGACCTCGACTTCAACGGCGCCGTACCCGACGAGGCCTGTGTCGCCGATGCCTGGTCGACCTGGCGCGCCGAGGTGGCACACGCCGAGGAGTTCGTCGCCGGCGCGCAGTCGCTCGACATCGAAGGCTCACACCGCGACGGCCCGATCACGCTGCGCGAGCTGCTGGTGCACATGATCGAGGAGTACGCCCGCCACTGCGGCCACGCCGACCTCCTCCGCGAGTGCATCGACGGCCGCACCGGCCAGTAG
- a CDS encoding type 1 glutamine amidotransferase, translating to MTTPDALDVVLVYPELLGLYGDRGNAMALAHRARARGHRVRVLRVGAGEPVPAEADIYLLGGGEDASMLVAGELLAEQHAFVRALRSGACCLAVCAGFQLLSQGYTGPDGRTHAGLGVLDVECGRLPGSRAVGEVVARPYDDRWGLITGYENHQGDARLGPDAVPLGEVFGGVGNGHAGNEGARQLGVLGTYLHGPVLARNPDLADHLLEGALGSPLGDWVDPAVERLRRERLRAADRRGLLRRLLEPCQ from the coding sequence GTGACCACCCCGGACGCGCTCGACGTGGTCCTCGTCTACCCCGAGCTGCTCGGGCTGTACGGCGACCGGGGCAACGCGATGGCACTGGCGCACCGTGCGCGGGCCCGTGGGCATCGCGTCCGGGTGCTCCGGGTCGGTGCCGGGGAGCCGGTCCCCGCGGAGGCCGACATCTACCTGCTGGGCGGTGGCGAGGACGCCAGCATGCTGGTGGCCGGTGAGCTGCTCGCCGAGCAGCACGCCTTCGTCCGGGCGCTGCGGTCCGGCGCCTGCTGTCTCGCGGTGTGTGCCGGATTCCAGCTGCTCTCCCAGGGCTATACCGGGCCGGACGGTCGCACGCACGCAGGGCTCGGTGTGCTGGACGTGGAGTGCGGCCGGTTGCCGGGATCCCGTGCCGTCGGCGAGGTGGTGGCCCGCCCGTACGACGACCGCTGGGGGCTGATCACCGGCTACGAGAATCACCAGGGCGACGCCCGGCTCGGCCCGGACGCCGTACCCCTGGGCGAGGTCTTCGGCGGGGTCGGCAACGGTCACGCCGGCAACGAGGGCGCCCGGCAGCTCGGGGTCCTCGGCACCTACCTGCACGGGCCGGTGCTGGCCCGCAACCCCGACCTGGCCGATCACCTCCTCGAGGGCGCCCTGGGCTCGCCCCTGGGTGACTGGGTCGACCCCGCAGTGGAGCGGCTGCGCCGCGAGCGGCTGCGGGCCGCCGACCGCCGAGGCCTGCTGCGGAGGCTGCTCGAACCCTGCCAGTGA
- a CDS encoding DNA repair helicase XPB — MSDGPLIVQSDKTLLLEVDHELADACRKAIAPFAELERSPEHIHTYRLTPLGLWNARAAGHDAEQVVDVLLTFSRYAVPHALLVDIAETMARYGRLRLEKHPVHGLVLSTTDRAVLEEVVRAKKIAGMLGARIDPDAVAVHPSERGNLKQALLKLGWPAEDLAGYVDGEAHAIDLVEDGWALRDYQRQAVESFWHGGSGVVVLPCGAGKTLVGAAAMAQARATTLILVTNTVSARQWKHELLQRTNLTEDEIGEYSGSRKEVRPVTIATYQVLTTRRKGVYSHLELLDARDWGLIVYDEVHLLPAPIFRMTANLQARRRIGLTATLVREDGREGDVFSLIGPKRYDAPWKDIEAQGWIAPADCVEVRVTMPEGERIAYATAEPEERYRLASCTFAKSKVAEQLVEQHRGEPTLVIGQYLDQLDELGDHLGAPVIKGGTPVREREELFQQFRDGEIDLLVVSKVANFSVDLPEAAVAIQVSGSFGSRQEEAQRLGRLLRPKRDGRTARFYAIVSRDTVDADFAQNRQRFLAEQGYAYRIVDAEDLPA; from the coding sequence GTGAGCGACGGCCCCCTGATCGTCCAGTCGGACAAGACGCTGCTGCTCGAGGTCGACCACGAACTCGCCGATGCCTGCCGCAAGGCGATCGCGCCGTTCGCCGAGCTCGAGCGGTCACCCGAGCACATCCACACCTATCGGTTGACCCCGCTCGGCCTGTGGAACGCCCGGGCCGCCGGCCACGACGCCGAGCAGGTGGTCGACGTGCTGCTGACCTTCAGCCGGTACGCCGTACCCCACGCCCTGCTGGTCGACATCGCCGAGACGATGGCCCGCTACGGCCGGCTCCGGCTGGAGAAGCACCCGGTCCACGGGCTGGTGCTGTCGACCACCGACCGCGCAGTCCTCGAGGAAGTGGTGCGTGCGAAGAAGATCGCCGGGATGCTCGGCGCCAGGATCGACCCGGACGCGGTCGCGGTGCACCCCAGCGAGCGCGGCAACCTCAAGCAGGCGCTGCTCAAGCTCGGCTGGCCGGCCGAGGACCTCGCCGGGTACGTCGACGGCGAGGCGCACGCCATCGACCTCGTCGAGGACGGCTGGGCGCTGCGCGACTACCAACGCCAGGCCGTGGAGTCGTTCTGGCACGGCGGGTCCGGAGTCGTCGTACTCCCCTGCGGCGCCGGCAAGACCCTGGTGGGCGCCGCGGCGATGGCCCAGGCGAGGGCGACCACGCTGATCCTGGTCACCAACACCGTCAGCGCCCGGCAGTGGAAGCACGAGCTGCTCCAACGCACGAACCTGACCGAGGACGAGATCGGCGAGTACTCCGGCTCCCGCAAGGAGGTCCGGCCGGTCACGATCGCGACCTACCAGGTGCTGACCACGCGCCGGAAGGGCGTCTACTCCCACCTCGAACTGCTCGACGCGCGGGACTGGGGCCTGATCGTGTACGACGAGGTGCACCTGCTGCCCGCGCCCATCTTCCGGATGACCGCGAACCTGCAGGCCCGTCGACGGATCGGCCTGACCGCCACGCTCGTGCGGGAGGACGGGCGGGAGGGCGACGTGTTCAGCCTGATCGGCCCCAAGCGGTACGACGCGCCCTGGAAGGACATCGAGGCCCAGGGCTGGATCGCGCCAGCGGACTGCGTCGAGGTGCGGGTCACCATGCCGGAGGGTGAGCGGATCGCCTATGCGACCGCCGAGCCCGAGGAGCGCTACCGGCTGGCGTCGTGCACGTTCGCCAAGAGCAAGGTGGCCGAGCAGCTCGTCGAGCAGCACCGTGGCGAGCCGACCCTGGTGATCGGGCAGTACCTCGACCAGCTCGACGAGCTCGGCGACCACCTGGGGGCTCCGGTGATCAAGGGCGGTACCCCGGTCAGGGAGCGTGAGGAGCTGTTCCAGCAGTTCCGCGACGGCGAGATCGACCTCCTGGTGGTCAGCAAGGTCGCGAACTTCTCCGTCGACCTGCCCGAGGCCGCGGTGGCGATCCAGGTCTCCGGCAGCTTCGGCTCCCGACAGGAGGAGGCCCAGCGGCTGGGACGGCTGCTGCGACCCAAACGGGACGGCCGGACGGCCCGCTTCTACGCCATCGTGTCCCGCGACACCGTGGACGCCGACTTCGCCCAGAACCGGCAGCGCTTCCTTGCCGAGCAGGGCTACGCCTATCGGATCGTGGACGCCGAGGACCTGCCTGCCTGA
- a CDS encoding copper homeostasis protein CutC → MSIVTGQTQPEEQTLLEVVVLHPRDAAAATDGGADRLLFLVGPEDVGRSPDPAAVSAVVRETSLPVRVLLRVEDGYAASAEGLRRLAGLAGDLRQLGADSFSFGFLDHDLEIDRAACAALATEVGTAWGFHRGFDAALEPGRAWRDVVTLPGIDAVASAGSSRGMAMGGDELTAYASALPEVARLVLASGGLVPDQVPWLVRAGVRQFGIGASARQDGSWTKAYVDPGRVRAWRMLLDDALSRALGIPVD, encoded by the coding sequence ATGTCGATTGTGACTGGTCAGACCCAACCCGAGGAGCAGACGCTGCTCGAGGTCGTCGTACTCCACCCTCGCGATGCGGCCGCGGCGACCGACGGGGGCGCCGACCGGCTGCTGTTCCTGGTCGGGCCCGAGGACGTCGGACGCTCGCCCGATCCGGCCGCCGTCTCCGCCGTCGTCCGGGAGACGTCGCTGCCGGTCCGGGTGCTGTTGCGCGTCGAGGACGGGTATGCCGCGTCGGCCGAGGGGCTGCGTCGCCTCGCCGGCCTGGCCGGCGATCTGCGCCAGCTCGGGGCCGACAGCTTCAGCTTCGGCTTCCTCGATCACGACCTCGAGATCGACCGGGCCGCCTGCGCGGCCCTGGCAACCGAGGTCGGCACGGCGTGGGGCTTCCACCGTGGCTTCGACGCGGCGCTCGAGCCCGGACGCGCCTGGCGCGACGTGGTCACCCTGCCCGGCATCGACGCGGTCGCCTCGGCCGGGTCGTCGCGTGGGATGGCCATGGGCGGCGACGAGCTCACGGCGTACGCCTCGGCGCTCCCGGAGGTCGCCCGGCTGGTGCTCGCCTCCGGCGGCCTGGTGCCCGACCAGGTGCCGTGGCTGGTGCGCGCCGGCGTACGTCAGTTCGGCATCGGCGCCTCGGCTCGCCAGGACGGCTCCTGGACCAAGGCGTACGTCGACCCCGGTCGGGTTCGGGCCTGGCGGATGCTCCTCGACGATGCGCTGTCCAGGGCGCTCGGCATCCCCGTGGACTGA